The Dehalococcoidales bacterium DNA window ATAATGGGCAATAACCTTGATATTATCCCAATAGTATGGGAGAATATAGTTACTGAAATTCCGATTAAAGTAGTAGCACCAAATGCTAAACCAATTAAAAAAGGTGAAGGTTGGCAAATACTTACGGAAGATGATGAAAATAAACCGTTAAGTGAACTAAAAGACTTACTTAAAGAAAAGGAGGATGAATAATGGCAGTTCCAGCAAGAAAAATTAGTAAAACATCCAAAAGAATGCGTCGTGCTCATGACTTCTTAACAGCATCAAGCACTACTGTATGCCCTAACTGTAAAGCAGTTATCAAACCACACCGCGTGTGTGATGCTTGTGGATATTATAAAGGTAAAAAAGTTACTAAAGATAAAGAAGAAACAACTAAATAGTTGTTTTTTTTAATTTAAAAAGATACATTATCTTTCGACTAATGTATCTTTTATTATTTTCACCTTATAATTTTGTAGTTTATCTAGTATATCAGGATTAATAGTTGCTACTCTATAAGTAATTGTTTCTCCATAAACTTTATTTAAAATAGGTACACTATATAAAATATAATCTATATCTTTAGTATCTTCATAATTAAATGTTACTTCAAATATAATACCTCTTCTCAATGTAACTAATTCACTAAGTTTTAAACATTCATTAACACTTTTCCGATAGGCTCGGATTAAACCCCCAGCTCCTAGTTTAACCCCTCCAAAGTATCGAACCACTACACACAATATAAGATTAAGTTCATGGCTTTCTAAGACACTTAAAATAGGTATCCCAGCTGTTCCTCCCGGTTCATTATCATCACTACTTCTTTTAACATCGTTAATAATATAGGCATAACAATAATGAGTAGCATCTTTATATTCTTTTTTCAAACCATTTAAAAAATCATCAATTTCACTTTCATCGTTAACTTTAAATAAAAA harbors:
- a CDS encoding YigZ family protein, coding for MKTIKKNINNELVINKSRFITFLFKVNDESEIDDFLNGLKKEYKDATHYCYAYIINDVKRSSDDNEPGGTAGIPILSVLESHELNLILCVVVRYFGGVKLGAGGLIRAYRKSVNECLKLSELVTLRRGIIFEVTFNYEDTKDIDYILYSVPILNKVYGETITYRVATINPDILDKLQNYKVKIIKDTLVER
- the rpmF gene encoding 50S ribosomal protein L32, with product MAVPARKISKTSKRMRRAHDFLTASSTTVCPNCKAVIKPHRVCDACGYYKGKKVTKDKEETTK